The Triticum aestivum cultivar Chinese Spring chromosome 7B, IWGSC CS RefSeq v2.1, whole genome shotgun sequence genome window below encodes:
- the LOC123161217 gene encoding uncharacterized protein, with protein MSVVATAAAAVGPAPVAPSGMCGGGAGGGGARKRKDVVHYQEEEEEVVAAVQGGRLGGEGHGLFVLETVEEEEEREAEAAAEAENERSSIGPVSEGDEEEGEEVESARETPWQRRTKKTGGLASLDALDDALPIKRGLSSFFSGKSRSFANLQDVAGAGTTSSKDVLAKPENPFNKRRRILRCCSIRRVSSTSLTALPPFLPPEPSFNIGNDGVINGGGGGSGGSG; from the exons ATGTCCGTTGTGGCTACCGCGGCGGCGGCCGTGGGGCCCGCGCCCGTGGCTCCGTCCGGGATGTGCGGCGGtggtgccggcggtggcggggcgaggAAGAGGAAGGACGTCGTGCactaccaggaggaggaggaggaggtggtggcggcggtgcaAGGGGGGCGGCTTGGCGGTGAGGGCCACGGGCTGTTCGTGCTGGAGacggtggaggaagaggaggaaagggAGGCCGAGGCTGCCGCCGAGGCGGAAAACGAGCGGTCCTCCATTGGCCCCGTCTCCGAGGGGGACgaggaggaaggggaggaggtggagAGCGCCAGGGAGACGCCGTGGCAGAGGAGGACCAAGAAGACCGGCGGGCTCGCGAGCCTGGACGCCCTCGACGACGCCCTCCCCATCAA GCGGGGGCTGTCGAGCTTCTTCTCCGGCAAGTCGCGGTCGTTCGCGAACCTGCAGGACGTGGCCGGGGCCGGCACCACCAGCAGCAAGGACGTGCTGGCCAAGCCGGAGAACCCCTTCAACAAGCGCCGCCGGATCCTGCGGTGCTGCTCCATCCGGCGGGTCTCCTCCACCTCGCTCACCGCGCTGCCGCCCTTCCTGCCGCCCGAGCCGTCCTTCAACATCGGCAACGACGGCGTcatcaacggcggcggtggcggctccggcggcagTGGCTGA